The Glandiceps talaboti chromosome 9, keGlaTala1.1, whole genome shotgun sequence genome window below encodes:
- the LOC144439838 gene encoding galactosylceramide sulfotransferase-like translates to MKNLLYKLHIVTLVILSVVSCKFFFELSYSNFNSNWKKYSSIPVHDIFRGRNADANVSVTVPTCKPKKNIAFSKLHKCGSSTVLNILLRYGDMNNLTFVLPPSGNYLGWPKPFDKRKAMKVPWNEYNIFTHHSRFSYEGISAIMPPSTVYVTCLRQPVSLFQSSFTYFDFGNYVGLKGPAGLKEFADGIEYYYNKSHNARLLNPMLFDLGMNSEDMWNVTNIDNKIKYIDETFNLIMIAEYMDESLVLLKELMCWDTDDIVAFSMNARAPKSKSNITEEVAGKVLKWHAGDVKLYDHFNTTLWKRIESFGRERIQTELAKLKSRREYYSNHCIEKVITNDPKVWRPNHVSVQSIKIKPSVKNDTMCLGLTRTELPFTDYVRKKQLQNVRNYIFPDSLSPWQTFALSG, encoded by the coding sequence ATGAAGAACTTATTGTATAAACTTCATATCGTCACCCTTGTTATACTGAGTGTCGTCTCCTGCAAATTCTTCTTCGAGCTCAGTTATTCCAACTTCAACTCTAATTGGAAAAAATACTCTTCTATTCCTGTTCATGACATCTTCAGAGGAAGAAACGCTGATGCTAATGTCTCGGTGACGGTTCCAACATGTAAACCAAAGAAAAACATAGCGTTTTCTAAGCTACATAAATGCGGTAGCAGTACAGTTCTTAATATACTGCTAAGGTATGGTGACATGAACAATCTGACCTTCGTTCTCCCGCCTTCAGGAAACTATCTGGGATGGCCCAAGCCATTCGATAAACGAAAAGCGATGAAAGTGCCCTGGAACGAGTATAACATATTTACACACCATTCACGATTTAGCTATGAAGGTATCAGCGCCATTATGCCCCCGAGCACTGTATATGTTACTTGTTTGAGACAGCCCGTATCATTATTTCAATCCTCATTCACTTATTTCGACTTTGGCAATTATGTTGGTCTAAAAGGCCCCGCAGGTTTGAAAGAATTCGCTGACGGTATcgaatattattataataaatcaCATAATGCACGATTATTGAATCCTATGCTGTTTGACCTTGGTATGAACTCAGAGGATATGTGGAACGTgacaaatattgacaacaaaattaaatatatagaCGAAACATTTAATTTAATAATGATAGCAGAGTACATGGATGAATCGCTTGTGTTGCTCAAAGAATTGATGTGTTGGGATACAGACGATATTGTAGCATTTTCAATGAATGCACGAGCACCAAAatcaaaaagtaacattactgAAGAAGTGGCAGGAAAGGTACTGAAGTGGCATGCTGGAGATGTAAAATTGTATGACCATTTTAATACAACACTTTGGAAACGTATTGAAAGTTTCGGAAGAGAGCGAATACAAACAGAACTAGCAAAACTGAAATCGAGGCGGGAATACTATTCCAACCATTGTATTGAGAAAGTCATTACAAATGATCCCAAAGTGTGGCGCCCAAATCATGTAAGTGTACAAagcatcaaaatcaaaccatctGTAAAGAATGACACAATGTGTCTTGGATTGACGAGAACAGAACTTCCATTCACAGATTATGTCAGGAAGAAACAGTTACAAAATGTGCGTAATTACATTTTTCCTGACAGTCTCTCCCCGTGGCAGACATTTGCCTTGTCAGGATGA
- the LOC144439839 gene encoding interleukin-6 receptor subunit beta-like, protein MKPAVLACVVFLIACFGCLSIKAEEVYSSVGDDVILTCRHPRRRDARRLLWQYEGGELPPKLDVNVNGTDLNLRIENITYSDTGRYTCRKVGGRRRKHNAVYANVNLHVGVRPVISDFKCYSENILEMWCEWDLVDSTNDTVEVFTYRHYFESTSAWRDCPDVETRGRRSCFFDRWTNYGSLHVMRIVVSNAYGHDEKEIKFNPDMQTRTRPPASLTLVRKTPYTVHVRVGKPDNWIEDYLQVGYALQYRDDVSEDQTWKNINDAYNKDTFVAVALKPYTAYSFRAKCRTEYGVNGSWSDYGDTLHVLTDQAAPFDGVKLRISLAFLEGDSVEMTVVVRQDPVFSNGVIEGYHFDLRKGTNETGKELILESGLRGHTFTNLTSMADYTVIVTAYNGAGASPPTYYMLNTRKCFVSCTPPAY, encoded by the coding sequence ATGAAGCCTGCTGTGCTCGCTTGTGTTGTTTTCCTCATCGCCTGTTTTGGCTGTCTTTCCATCAAAGCCGAAGAGGTTTACTCCAGTGTTGGTGACGATGTTATCCTTACGTGTCGGCACCCTCGACGCAGAGATGCACGCCGACTTTTGTGGCAGTATGAAGGTGGTGAATTACCACCTAAACTCGACGTTAATGTGAACGGGACGGACTTGAACCTCCGAATAGAAAACATCACTTATTCTGACACTGGTCGGTACACATGTAGGAAGGTAGGGGGAAGACGTCGTAAACATAATGCGGTCTACGCCAACGTTAATTTGCACGTCGGTGTGAGACCAGTGATTTCGGACTTTAAATGTTACAGCGAGAATATTCTCGAGATGTGGTGTGAGTGGGATTTGGTGGACTCGACAAATGACACGGTAGAGGTTTTTACGTACCGCCACTACTTTGAGTCAACTTCAGCATGGCGTGACTGTCCAGACGTTGAGACGAGAGGTCGGCGATCGTGTTTTTTCGACAGGTGGACCAACTACGGCAGCCTCCACGTAATGAGGATTGTGGTATCGAATGCTTACGGCCATGACGAAAAGGAGATTAAGTTCAACCCCGATATGCAGACGCGTACCAGACCACCCGCTAGCCTAACACTCGTGCGAAAGACACCCTACACTGTACACGTCAGGGTAGGCAAGCCGGACAATTGGATTGAAGATTATTTGCAGGTGGGGTACGCTTTACAATACAGAGATGATGTTTCTGAAGATCAAACGTGGAAAAACATCAACGACGCCTACAACAAAGACACTTTCGTCGCTGTTGCACTAAAGCCCTACACGGCATACTCCTTCCGCGCAAAATGTCGCACAGAATACGGCGTTAACGGGTCGTGGAGCGATTATGGTGACACCTTACATGTATTGACAGACCAGGCTGCGCCTTTCGATGGTGTAAAGTTGAGAATCAGTCTTGCTTTCTTGGAAGGGGACAGTGTCGAGATGACGGTTGTTGTTAGACAAGATCCTGTATTTTCCAATGGCGTTATCGAGGGTTACCATTTTGATCTTCGTAAGGGTACGAATGAAACCGGCAAAGAATTGATTCTAGAAAGTGGCTTACGTGGACACACTTTCACAAATCTTACTTCTATGGCCGACTATACCGTCATTGTCACTGCCTATAACGGAGCTGGTGCTTCGCCGCCTACATACTACATGTTAAACACTCGAAAATGTTTCGTGAGTTGCACTCCCCCCGCGTATTGA